The Marivirga tractuosa DSM 4126 genome contains the following window.
GTATATTTGCGCCTTAAAATAATTTAATAAACGCTAACTATGTATTTAGACACAGAAAAGAAAAAAGAGCTGTTCAAAAATCATGGTCGGTCAAAAGCAGAAAATGATACAGGTTCGGCAGAATCTCAAATTGCGCTTTTCACCTTCCGAATCAATCATTTAACGCAGCATCTAAAAGTAAACAAAAAAGATCACTCATCTAGAACTGGTCTTTTGAAACTTGTAGGTAAAAGAAGAAGATTGTTAGATTATCTTCATGATAATGAAATTGACAGATACAGAGCAATTATTGCTGAATTAGGATTAAGAAAGTAAAATACTTTTCATTATAAAAGGGAATCTTCTGGGTTCCCTTTTTCCATTATAATCACCTCATTACAAATACCACATCTTTTATAGGACGTGTATAGCAAATGCGGAAAAATTAACAACAAGACGAGAAAACAGTAAAAAATTTATTTATGGCTATACCAAATGCAATCAAAAAAACTTTCAACCTACCTGATGGAAGAGAAATTAGCATAGAAACAGGAAAATTAGCAAAACAAGCAGA
Protein-coding sequences here:
- the rpsO gene encoding 30S ribosomal protein S15; protein product: MYLDTEKKKELFKNHGRSKAENDTGSAESQIALFTFRINHLTQHLKVNKKDHSSRTGLLKLVGKRRRLLDYLHDNEIDRYRAIIAELGLRK